In a single window of the Acidimicrobiia bacterium genome:
- a CDS encoding aminopeptidase P family protein, with translation NRGLTSGKLAVDQANISFIHSLQAHLPDLELVDGDTVMQKARWLKTDLEVAIIEEACAIGDSVTQRALDEAKAGRRELEIAGDAMQTLFYLGGEMAHVTTPFVASGEHMSPPHRLATDKIVRNSDLVFIDIGAMWNGYFSDIGRTTIVGKPSKDQKKIYTAVYEGLMAGIDKMRPGNTNQDCADAIINKVGDYGLADHLFSLFIGHGIGMGANEPPYIGETLPGSTVYEFQPNQVFAVEPLVWVPDVRGGGGVRIEDMVLITDGDPHLLSRVEYEEKLML, from the coding sequence AACCGGGGACTGACATCGGGCAAGCTCGCCGTTGATCAGGCGAACATCTCCTTCATCCATTCGCTCCAGGCGCACCTGCCTGACCTGGAATTGGTTGACGGCGATACGGTGATGCAAAAGGCTCGATGGCTTAAGACGGATCTCGAAGTGGCGATTATCGAGGAGGCCTGCGCGATTGGCGACTCGGTGACCCAGCGAGCTCTCGATGAAGCCAAAGCGGGTCGGCGTGAACTTGAGATTGCCGGCGATGCCATGCAGACGTTGTTCTACCTGGGTGGGGAAATGGCTCACGTCACGACGCCCTTTGTGGCGTCGGGCGAGCATATGTCGCCCCCCCATCGACTCGCCACCGACAAGATCGTGCGCAACTCGGACCTCGTGTTCATCGACATCGGTGCGATGTGGAATGGGTACTTTTCCGATATCGGCCGAACGACCATCGTGGGAAAGCCGTCCAAGGATCAGAAGAAGATCTACACGGCAGTGTACGAAGGACTCATGGCCGGGATCGACAAGATGCGACCGGGAAACACCAACCAGGACTGCGCCGACGCCATCATCAACAAGGTCGGCGACTACGGCCTGGCCGACCATCTGTTCTCATTGTTCATCGGGCATGGAATCGGGATGGGCGCCAATGAGCCACCGTACATCGGCGAAACCTTGCCCGGCTCAACGGTCTATGAGTTCCAGCCCAACCAGGTGTTCGCGGTCGAGCCACTCGTGTGGGTGCCAGACGTTCGGGGCGGCGGCGGTGTTCGCATCGAGGACATGGTGCTCATCACCGACGGCGACCCCCATCTGCTGTCGCGGGTGGAGTACGAAGAGAAGTTGATGTTGTAG
- a CDS encoding cyclase family protein has product MPRLIDLSQPIYETMKVYPGHLKTVTFQHVTHEETAPRFDSEFSFQTLGFMLNDNGPTHVDSFSHLDPDPNALTIDQMDLDLFYGPAVCLDVSHVPEMTDITAEHLDEALAASGLTINPGDHCFFYTGTYDKYAATNEYLTNFAGLGESGAKWIVDKGIKTFGVDSPTPDNPTSKIYPVHLMCRYEKKTHYENLILTEVVGTKFTFVGFPLKVVGAHGGPTRAVAIVD; this is encoded by the coding sequence ATGCCACGACTCATCGATCTATCCCAGCCAATCTACGAGACAATGAAGGTGTACCCCGGCCACCTCAAAACGGTCACCTTCCAACATGTGACCCACGAAGAGACCGCTCCCCGATTCGACAGCGAGTTCTCGTTTCAAACACTGGGCTTCATGCTCAACGACAACGGACCGACCCACGTCGACTCGTTCTCGCATCTTGATCCCGATCCAAACGCGCTGACGATCGACCAGATGGACCTCGACTTGTTCTACGGTCCGGCAGTCTGCCTTGATGTGTCCCATGTTCCCGAGATGACCGACATCACGGCCGAGCACCTCGACGAAGCCCTGGCCGCGTCCGGCCTCACGATCAATCCCGGGGATCACTGCTTTTTCTACACCGGCACCTATGACAAGTACGCCGCGACCAACGAATACCTGACCAACTTCGCCGGACTCGGCGAGTCTGGCGCCAAGTGGATCGTCGATAAGGGAATCAAGACGTTCGGCGTCGATTCACCAACCCCGGACAACCCGACATCGAAGATCTACCCGGTCCACCTCATGTGCCGGTACGAGAAGAAGACCCACTATGAGAACCTGATTCTCACCGAAGTCGTCGGTACGAAGTTCACGTTCGTTGGTTTCCCGCTGAAGGTCGTTGGAGCCCACGGTGGACCGACCCGCGCCGTGGCCATCGTCGACTAA
- a CDS encoding SDR family oxidoreductase has protein sequence MTDERRVTVVTGASQGIGEVIANAFGSVGDAVVLAARNTENLERVAEDIRMAGGEALVLATDVTEASSVEYTMAKTVESFGRIDVVVANSGVGGPSGVLWELDPDEWDSAFEVNVKGVFLTARAAIPHMIHGGSGSFVIIGSISGKRPLFGRTAYTSTKAALIGLTRTLALEAGPHNIRVNLISPGFVAGPRIEWVIAAQAKVRGINADAVRREFEAESPLGQLTSPQAIADAAVYLASPQAASITGADLNVNSGVVMY, from the coding sequence GTGACTGACGAACGGCGCGTCACCGTGGTTACAGGAGCGAGCCAGGGGATCGGCGAAGTTATCGCCAACGCCTTCGGCTCGGTTGGCGATGCCGTGGTGCTGGCCGCCCGCAACACGGAGAATCTCGAACGAGTCGCCGAGGACATCCGCATGGCAGGCGGAGAAGCCCTGGTGCTCGCCACCGACGTCACCGAGGCGTCCAGCGTCGAGTACACGATGGCCAAAACCGTCGAGAGCTTCGGACGGATCGACGTGGTCGTCGCCAATTCAGGAGTCGGTGGTCCGAGCGGAGTTCTTTGGGAACTGGACCCCGACGAATGGGACTCGGCTTTTGAGGTCAACGTCAAGGGCGTATTCCTGACTGCCAGGGCGGCCATCCCCCACATGATCCACGGTGGGTCAGGTTCGTTCGTGATCATCGGATCAATCTCGGGCAAGCGGCCCCTTTTCGGACGGACCGCCTACACCTCGACCAAGGCGGCCCTCATCGGTCTCACCCGTACCCTGGCGCTCGAGGCTGGACCACACAACATCCGGGTGAATCTGATCTCGCCCGGATTCGTAGCCGGACCAAGGATCGAGTGGGTTATCGCCGCACAAGCGAAGGTTCGTGGCATCAACGCAGATGCCGTGCGCAGAGAATTCGAGGCCGAATCACCGCTTGGTCAACTCACCTCACCACAAGCCATCGCTGACGCCGCCGTCTACCTGGCGTCGCCACAAGCTGCATCAATCACCGGAGCCGACCTGAACGTCAACTCCGGTGTCGTCATGTACTAA
- the hisD gene encoding histidinol dehydrogenase — translation MRYLKEPLPPTEEVTQEIRDTVSQILLDVEREGTTAIRRYSERFDKWSPESFRVSEATIKRAYDAMDENVEKSSRFLIDQVTNFARLQRATLTDFETETLPGVLLGQKWIPIGNVGAYSPGGYYPLIASAVMTVATAKVADVPRVLATAPPRDQNGMHGPQLWAMVESGADEIFCVGGVQAMAGMAFGIEDAEPVDMIAGPGNAYVAEAKRQLFGKVGIDLLAGPTEIMIIADETADPAILACDLLGQAEHGPTSPGILATTSEEIGLETIREVDRWLETWPTADMSSRSWRDYGTVIVVDDDEELRRVADEIAPEHLEVHTRNPDWFVERLTNYGGLFIGTHSTVAYGDKAMGTNHTLPTKKAARYTGGLWVGKFLKTVTTSRCTPEGSYMVAEHSAVVADAELMMGHAVSARLRLNPEYFPDIIEYIRD, via the coding sequence GTGCGTTATTTGAAAGAACCGCTCCCACCCACTGAGGAAGTCACCCAGGAAATTCGCGATACCGTGAGCCAAATTCTGCTCGACGTCGAGCGGGAAGGTACTACGGCCATCCGGCGCTACTCAGAACGTTTTGACAAGTGGTCACCCGAGTCGTTCCGGGTATCGGAGGCGACCATCAAGCGGGCCTACGACGCCATGGACGAAAACGTCGAGAAGAGTTCCCGGTTCCTCATCGACCAGGTCACCAATTTTGCCCGGCTCCAGCGAGCCACCCTCACCGATTTCGAGACGGAGACACTTCCGGGTGTCCTCCTCGGCCAGAAATGGATCCCGATCGGCAATGTCGGGGCGTACTCCCCTGGCGGCTACTACCCCTTGATTGCTTCGGCTGTCATGACGGTGGCAACCGCCAAGGTGGCCGACGTCCCCCGGGTCCTGGCCACGGCCCCTCCCCGCGACCAGAACGGCATGCATGGGCCGCAACTGTGGGCGATGGTTGAGTCAGGCGCCGACGAAATCTTCTGCGTCGGGGGCGTTCAGGCCATGGCCGGAATGGCCTTTGGGATCGAGGACGCCGAACCCGTCGATATGATCGCCGGCCCTGGAAACGCCTACGTGGCCGAGGCCAAGCGCCAACTGTTCGGCAAAGTCGGAATCGATCTACTGGCAGGGCCGACCGAGATCATGATCATTGCCGACGAAACGGCTGACCCCGCCATCCTGGCTTGCGACCTACTTGGACAGGCTGAACACGGCCCAACTTCGCCCGGGATCCTCGCAACGACGTCCGAGGAAATTGGCCTCGAAACGATCCGGGAGGTCGATCGATGGCTCGAAACCTGGCCGACCGCTGACATGTCCAGCCGGTCGTGGCGCGATTACGGGACGGTGATCGTGGTGGATGACGACGAGGAGTTACGACGGGTGGCCGATGAGATCGCCCCCGAGCACCTCGAGGTTCACACCCGCAATCCCGACTGGTTCGTGGAACGACTCACCAACTACGGCGGTCTTTTCATCGGCACGCATTCGACGGTGGCCTACGGCGACAAAGCCATGGGAACCAATCACACCTTGCCGACCAAGAAGGCGGCCCGCTACACCGGCGGCTTGTGGGTCGGCAAGTTCCTCAAAACCGTCACAACCTCGCGTTGCACTCCGGAGGGTTCGTACATGGTGGCTGAGCATTCGGCGGTCGTGGCTGATGCCGAACTCATGATGGGCCACGCGGTGAGCGCCCGGCTAAGACTCAACCCCGAGTATTTCCCTGACATCATCGAGTACATCCGTGACTGA